One Candidatus Regiella endosymbiont of Tuberolachnus salignus genomic window, CGTAGGCGCTGGCAAGTTCATCTTTGCCAATGTTATTCGCGCCGTTAAATACCGCAAAGGTCAGTCCTTTTGATTGGCTTTGCAACATAAATTGCTCAAATCCAGGGAGGATAACTGATAGCGCTTTGATCGCTTCTTTTGGTGTCTCTACCGCGAGTTGATGTACACGGCCAAACAAGCGTCCGAGTTTACCATACAGGCGGATGGTGCGAAGGGGGGAATGGAATGCTGCCATGGTATTGGCTCCCAATAGGAAAAAAGGCTGTAGGGGCAGCCTTTTTATTATAAAGTTGAAATGGTATTAATCTTGGATTTTGAGTCTATTTCTTTTGTGAAATTAGTGATGATAATATGCAGTAAGTGAGTGTCTTAAGGATGTCTGTATGATGCTACGGCTCTCTTCACTGAGCATCACTTCAGCCAGTTATCTAAAGTATTACTACATATAGCTAAAAAGGGATAAAAATCAGAAGTAGAAACGTTTTGACATATATTCATAACTTCGCGGAATAGCTTTTTTGTCTTTTTAGAATATTTAATTCCGATAGCACCTGTTGCGGGATTACGGTCATAATTATTCTGAGATGTACACCTGAATCTATCCTTGTCTTCATTTACTGATCTACAGAGTTCAACGAGTTTTTTCGTTACTTCATCGTATTTTCCTGGCTTCACAGTATCTTTTATGTACGTTTGAAAAAACTTATCTACTTTGTCTTCTATTGCTTTTTTAGGCTCGTCGGTGTCCGTGTTCCCTATGCTTTCCTTACTATTAGGAGTAGAAAACCCAATTGATGAGTCCGAACTATTTGATTGGGAACAATGATTCTCTCTATCCAAGCCGGAAATTTTTAAGTACTTTGCTGGTTTATTATGAAGAGTGCTATCATCTGCAGGCCTTTTTCTGAAAGCTATAAGTTTATCTTGGCTGGTAGCAGAACCATGACCCGAGACGGAAGGTTGTCCAAACGACAGAGACTGCCATTTAATTGAAGAATCTATTAAAGGATTTAAAAGATCTGCTGGAGATACTGGAAATACTGGCATTGTGCTAATTCGAAATCCAGAATTATTAGCTTCTACTAATGATTTTATGTCTGTGTCTACTGGCTTTACTTGTGAAGAGGCTCGAAGCTTTGTTATTGACAAAGAACTTATTTTCATATTTCTAATCTCTTTTAATTTTATGTTATACAAACCACAATAATGCCCTTATTGATCATATTATGTACAATAGAGTCATGTAATAAAATATGACAAATATTACATAACTTTAAAATTTTGCAGTTCAATCAAAATACATTGAACTAATAGCAAAATGATTTAGAAGATACAAAGTCAGGTTATATCAATACTTTATACCTTACCACCTTCACGGTACGCTCTTGCCAATACCCGCCATAGGGCACCCTCTGGCTGGATTTGCCGTACAAATGATGCAGTAACATGCCCTCTGCCAGCAAAATCCCGGCATGATTGGCCACCGGTGCTGAAACTTGCATCATCGCTATATCACTGGGCTGAGTTTCTCCACTTACTTCACGAAAACCGCATTGATACCAATTATCCAGATACCTGTTTTCCTGACCCGATTCCCACCAAGGGTAATCTACCCGATAATCATTGAGTTCAATGCCATGCGTCTGGCGAAAATAAGACAGTATCAGTCCCCAACAGTCGGTATGCCCCAGCACAAATTCACGTCCGATCAGCGGCAGCTCGCCGCGTGGCTGAAGGGTGCGTAGATCGCCTTCTGGCCAGCTGATAATATGCCAGGGCAGTTCGCTGTGATCACATTGCGCGCGATCTAATGCCGAGGGCTGAGTAGTGGCATCGGGATGACTGTGCACGATTGCCGTGACGGTGCCCCAGTTTTCAGCCTCCATGTAACCTTGCGGATCGAGATGAAACTGCTCGAGAGGATTAGCGGCCAGATTATGGCAGGGGAAGTAACGTTCTTGCCGTGATTGCTGGGCGATGACACCACAACACTCAAAGGGATAAGCGGCAGCCGCATGCGCCAGCATCGCTTGTCGCGTTTTTTTACGCATCATCACCTCTTAACCAGTGCGGAGCCAGGGAAACCGCCAAACGGCAGCGGCTGATGTTGACCAAAGCGGTTCTTACAATCTTTTAGTAGGCCACGGCATTTATCTTTTGTTACATCCTCGGTGGGATTACCCTGCTCATCAAAATACAGGCTACCCGCATAATCACAGCCATTACCGCTGCGGTAACCTCCGCGCATTGCCCAGCTGCACAGCGAATGAATCTGCCGTGTCGGAAGTAACACCCCTTGCAAATCCGCCGGACTGGAGAGGGTGAATTCAACCACTTCGTTAGTTTCCATCGATTTGCTGTCGATGTGATAAACCTGGACTTTTTCTTGTTGTGGATCGGCCTCAATATTGCCGTGCGGGAAATTACGCGCATCAAGATAGTGTTTGAAGGTATCGTGAATAATGACTTTAGCTTGGAGCAGGTCATCAAATTTCAGACAAAGTGCAGTGATGACCCCGTTTAAATTGGCGACGGTTAATTTAGGCTGAGCTTGTTGCCCGTCGCTAGCGGTTTCCAGCCCTTCTATCTGTACTGGCCAAGGGGCATAGTCCTTACCTTGCCACCAAATGGATTTTGCGGGTAATTGCGTTTCATCGCCCCC contains:
- a CDS encoding phage minor tail protein L codes for the protein MSINTDLQRLSPGNRIRLFEVDGTAFHAEILRFHADTLAYTPEELAAAGGDETQLPAKSIWWQGKDYAPWPVQIEGLETASDGQQAQPKLTVANLNGVITALCLKFDDLLQAKVIIHDTFKHYLDARNFPHGNIEADPQQEKVQVYHIDSKSMETNEVVEFTLSSPADLQGVLLPTRQIHSLCSWAMRGGYRSGNGCDYAGSLYFDEQGNPTEDVTKDKCRGLLKDCKNRFGQHQPLPFGGFPGSALVKR
- a CDS encoding C40 family peptidase; amino-acid sequence: MRKKTRQAMLAHAAAAYPFECCGVIAQQSRQERYFPCHNLAANPLEQFHLDPQGYMEAENWGTVTAIVHSHPDATTQPSALDRAQCDHSELPWHIISWPEGDLRTLQPRGELPLIGREFVLGHTDCWGLILSYFRQTHGIELNDYRVDYPWWESGQENRYLDNWYQCGFREVSGETQPSDIAMMQVSAPVANHAGILLAEGMLLHHLYGKSSQRVPYGGYWQERTVKVVRYKVLI